A stretch of Portunus trituberculatus isolate SZX2019 unplaced genomic scaffold, ASM1759143v1 PGA_scaffold_478__1_contigs__length_65416, whole genome shotgun sequence DNA encodes these proteins:
- the LOC123500743 gene encoding histone H2A has product MSGRGKGGKVKGKSKSRSSRAGLQFPVGRIHRLLRKGNYAERVGAGAPVYLAAVMEYLAAEVLELAGNAARDNKKTRIIPRHLQLAIRNDEELNKLLSGVTIAQGGVLPNIQAVLLPKKTEKK; this is encoded by the coding sequence ATGTCCGGACgcggcaaaggaggaaaggtgaagggaaagtcaaAGTCCCGTTCCAGCCGTGCTGGACTCCAGTTCCCGGTCGGCAGGATTCATCGCCTCCTGAGGAAGGGCAACTACGCCGAGCGAGTGGGGGCTGGCGCCCCCGTGTACCTTGCAGCGGTCATGGAGTACCTGGCCGCCGAAGTCCTCGAGCTTGCCGGCAACGCCGCCCGCGACAACAAGAAGACTCGCATCATCCCGCGTCACCTGCAGCTGGCCATCCGGAACGACGAGGAACTTAACAAGCTCCTCTCCGGGGTCACCATTGCACAGGGTGGCGTGCTGCCAAACATTCAGGCTGTGCTCCTTCCCAAGAAGACCGAGAAGAAGtaa